CACACCATCTAAGTTGAAGGGGACCCCGGTTCTGAGATCGGATACAGGGGATTCTGAGCTCGACTTGGAGTTCAAGGGGCGGATCAAGGTCATCACTGGCTACAAACGCAGGAAGCTGGTGACTGTGGAATAGAGCCGCCTTTCAGGTCCCTGACGATTCCTTGAGAAGCAGCATGATCCAGTTGTCGTCCACTATCTTCTGCATAGAGGAGATCTCCGGCTCCGTCAAATGCTGGAACCTCCCCTGGACCTTCAGGTAGTCCACGATAGGCAGTCCCTTGCCCTTCCTCGTGATGTGCACCTTTCCCTCGTCTATCTCGTAGAGAGGAAACACTCTGGCGTCCACGGCTAGCCTGGCAATCTCGACGCTCAGGGACGGGTTCGTCTTCCAGCCAGGCGGACAGGGAGACAGAGCGTGAATGAACTTGAAGCCCTTGGTCCTCTTCGCCTTCTCGATCTTCTTGACGAAGTCCTCTGGGAAAGCCGGTGACACGGTTGCAGCATACGGTATCTTGTGTGCCTGCATGATCGCCATGATGTCCTTCTTGGATTCGTGCTTGAACCCGTGGCTCGTCCCCACGGGCGTGGTTGTGGTCCACGCGCCCCAGGGGGTGGAGCCGCTCCTCTGTATGCCGGTGTTCATGTAGGCCTCGTTGTCGTACATGACGTAAATCGCGTCCGTGCGCCTCTCGGCTGCACCCGACAACGCCTGGAGGCCAATGTCGACAGTCCCACCGTCCCCAGCGAATCCGACGACGGTGACATCCTCGACGCCTTTCACATCCAGAGCTGCCCTCAGCCCAGAGATGGCTGCGCCCGTGGCTTCGAACGCACAGTAGAGCAATGGCACCTTGAGGCAGTTGCTGGGCCAGTATCCCGGCATGACAGCCCAACAGCAAGCGGGGATTGTCACTATCGTTCGCTCGCCCAAAGCCTTGAGCATGTATCTCATCACGAGATTGGCTCCGCATCCGGGGCAGCCAGTGCTCCCGGGATAGGCGAACTCCTCGACTGGAATGGTGGTCTTGGTCATCATCGCCACCTCCTCGGCAACCCCGCTACATCGACCCATTCGACCTCGTCCTCCGCGCCGCGCTTTGATACGACCAGCATGTCCTCGAAGATCTTCTCCAGTATCTTCGGAGTTATGTCCCTTCCTCCCAACCCTGCGATGTAGTTCTTGACGACCGGGCGTTTCTGGCACGAGTAGATGGACGACTTGACCTCGGTGAACATCGCTCCCGCCGCCCCAAATGTGAAGCTCCTGTCGAGGACCGCGATCCCCTCGGTCTTTCCAGCCAGTGAACGGAACTCCTCGTGCGGGAACGGTCTGAATGCCCGGATCCTCGCAAGCCCGACGCGCATGCCTTTCGCACGCATTGCGTCGACGACATCCATCGCGGTTGCTGCGACCGAGCCAGCTGCCGCCATGATCACATCTGCATCGGCGCACTTGTACAGATCGAGCAGACCCCCGTGCTCTCTACCGAAGATGTGCTTGAACTCCTGCTCGACCCTTAGGATTCTCTCGCGGGCCTCCTTCATTCCCAGCATGGCCTTGTACCTGAACTCCATGTACTGGTCGGGTTTGACAAGGGAGCCGAAACCCATTGGTTTTCCCACCTCTATCTTGAGCTCGGGTGAATAGGCTGGCAAAAAGGAGTCGACCAGGGCCTGTTCAGGCACATCGACGGGTTCGGATGTGTGCGAGAGTATGAACGCGTCCTCCACTATCATCGCCGGGAGCATCACGCCGCTGGTCTCGCATATCTTGTAGGCCATGATGATTGTGTCGAGCACCTCCTGGTTGCTTCTGCAGAAGAACTGGAGCCAACCAGTGTCCCTCTGGGCGACCGTGTCCATGTGATCCGCCCAGACGTTCCACGGAGGGGCCATAGCCCGGCTGACGTTGGTCATGACTATAGGGAGCCGCGCCCCGGATGCCCACATCAGGACCTCGTGCATGAGCGTGAGCCCTTGCGAGCTTGTCGCAGTGTACGTCCTGGCTCCCGCTGTCTGGGCAGCGATGCATGCGGCCATCGCGCTGTGCTCACTCTCGACCGGGATGAACTTCGCCTTCAGTTCCCCGCTGGACACGAATTCCGCCAGCTTCTCCACGATCGAGGTCTGGGGCGTTATTGGGTATGCCGCAATGACCTCGGCCCTTGCCAGCTTCGCGCCGTACGCGGACGCGTAGTTGCCGGTCATGACCATCCTCATTGTTCACCCTCCTTGACCATGATGATGCACTTGGACGGGCACTCGAAGGCGCATATCCCGCAGCCCTTGCAGTACCTGAGATCGACGATCGGCTCGCCGTCCACGAGAGTTATGGCTGCATCTGGGCAGAACTTCCAGCAGATCGTGCACTTCTTGCACTTCTCCTTGTCCACGACCGGCTTGACCACCCTCCAGAGGCCAGTGATGTTCATTGTACTCGGAGTGTCCGAAATCGGCGTCAGGGTGATCTCTTCATGACTCTTGGTCATATTGTTGCCTCGACCGTTCGCTGGTACGCTTCCTTCGCAGCGGCCACGTTCTCCTCTTCCTTGACTGGGGCCTCCTCTCGGATGCTGTCGAGGATCGCCTCCAGGCTGACTGTATCGCACATTCTAGCGAACCCTCCCATGATGGCCGTGTTTACGATCGGTGCCGTCTGAGAGCCAATCCCGTGGGACGCAGCGACCGACGTTGCGTCGATGACGAAATACTTGAACCTGGGCGGAAGGTTCTCCAGCTTCTTCCCCTCCGGATAGTTGATAAGTACGCGGCCCTCCGGTTTCAGTCCTTCGAGAATGTCCACACCTCTCAACAGAGAATTGTCGAGCACGACCACGTAGTCAGGTTCGTAGATGCTGGACTTGATTCGTATCGGCTTGTCATCTATGCGCGCGTATGCGGTCACCGGGGCGCCCCGGCGCTCGACGCCGAAGAATGGGAATGCGGAAACCTCGAACCCCATCTTGAACGCTGCCTTCGCCAGGACCTCAGAGGCGATGACCACCCCTTGGCCACCTCTCCCATGGAACCTGACTTCCATCAATGGAAACACCGATTGACGCGATAGAAGGTCTGACATATTAAGTGTTGACCAACCTACCATGCGTGGTGAAGGTTGCGGCAGGTCTGGCATCTTCGGGTGAACATTGCCTCCCCCGCACGTAGTTACATATCCTGTATGCCTCTATTCCCTGCGTGAAGAAGCTGTTCATTGGGCTCTACGCACGGACGTTCTGCCACACGACAGAGGATCTGGCGAAGGTCAAGGAAGCCATGACAAACGTCCTTGGAGATTTCGAGCTGAGAATCTCAAAGACCGAGGGACATCACGGGAACCCCATCACTGTCATCGAGTCCACTGTCGACAAAATGAATGGCATATCCGGGTTCTTCGCCAAGGTCGATGATCACGACCTTTCTTTGATAGAGGATACGCTGGCAACTCGTGTTGATGACGGCTGCAACCTCTTCCTCAAGATTGACAAACAGGAGGCTTTTCTCGGCAAGGTGAAGCTGGGTCATGAAGACGACGTCATCTCTCTGAGGATACGCGTGGCCGCGTTCCCGGCAACGTGCGAGGTCGCTCAGAACAATATCAGAGAATACTTGGCCCTGGAACGAGCGAGGAGAGGCGGAACAGCGACTACTTCCAGCACAAGCCACGTAGACGATTGATTATTATAATGAGGACACGTCTGCGGGAATCGCACGTGCAGGGGTAGCCAAGTCCGGTCAACGGCGCAAGGCTTAGGACCTTGTCCAGCAGTGGTTCCGCGGTTCGAATCCGCGCCCCTGCACCATTGCCTATCCCTTCTTCTTCAAGAACAACTCACAGCCTGAAGCATACTCCTCAGGTGAAAGCCATTTCCGGTACTTTCCATCTGGGAAGCAACCTCGATGGTTCCCGCGCGCAGAGTACCATTTCGCAGGTACTGCAGGTTCTGCCCGTGTTACGCCTAAGAGATGCGAGTATGATCATCTCCTCGCGAGTGTAGCCTTCCGCTGGATGCTTCTGATTGACCTTCACGGAGTGGGAATCCCTCAACTCGCTATTTCATTTTTCGCGCGCGAGCGCAGGTCGGAGATATATATGGCCCACGCGTTTCCCTCGCCCGTGAAGTACCTATACTGCCCGCAATGCAAGGAGCTCAGAGTGAAGAGCTGGTATCAGGTCAGAAATGTGTGCTCCAGGTGCTTCAGTGTTGCGACCGCGATCGAGATTCCTAGGAATTGGATGACATACGTCTCGTACGTTCTCTATGTCGTCGTCCCAGCACTAATAGGCGCAAATCGAATCACTGGCTCAGCAACATATCTCCGGCTGGCAATCATAGGCCTCGTTGTGATGTTGATCGTCTCATATATGAACATAGTGCGTGGGGAGAAGTTCGCAAGGACCAAGATCAAAGTAGCCGGCTCGAACCTAGACCAGTTCAGGAAGAAGGGTTGGGCATAGGATGAGTTCGGCAAGGTAGACCATTGCGCCTGACCCCGGGATTTCGGTCGAACTCGCATAGGCGTTCTTGGTCGCCTCAGGCACGCATGGAATCGAAAGCACCGGTCCAGAGAGGTCATCGCCCATTTCAAGCACCAGCAGGTAGGGTTCGAATGCTGGGTTGCACACAGCCCTCAGCATGTCACAGATGAGGCTGTTCAGACGATTGAATTGCATCATGTCATGTCCGGCCTCCAGCGCACGCAGCTCGATGGCGAGAGACTCGGCAGCAGTCGTGCGGTCGTCCATGTAGAATGGTTGACCGAGATCCACGACAACGGATTCGCACAACGATGTCGCAAGGAACGTCCGCAGGATTTCCGCGGGGTCTGTGTCGCCGCCAATACTGTTCCCCTGGGAGTGATTGGGGAGGGGTGTGACGTAGGACATGAGAATGTTTGAAACCAAAACGGCCCCGATGAAGAAGATGATTGCGTCCATTACCGCCAGCTGAGCACTGATCTCACCATCGGATCTACCACACAACCGATCTCACCTCGAGCATGATAGTCCTTCCATAACCGTCAAGGACGTTGAGCAGTCGAGAACAGTATCCGGTGGTATTCGGTTGCGCTGTGTCGTTGTCGGACCCGGTATTCAACCAGGTGTAGGATGGATATCTGGAAATGATGGCAATCAGGTAATGCCTCTCACCAACGACCCTACTTGCGATGTCAGAGATGTCGACGTTCTGCGCTGATGATACAGACGGCATCAGGCCTGGCGTTTCCGGCCTGAGCAACCGAGACATGACGCTGTTCACCAGATCCTCAGCTAGGGAGTCAAGCTCCTCCTGGACCTGGACAGCATTCAGATTCCGGGAAACCCACGTTCCACAGAGGACTAGAGTCGCCACCCCCACAAGGACGAACATGAGGACGGGAAGGTCCTCGAAGAAGCCCGCGACTCCTGCGTCATCTGCCTTCATGATCATCCGGAGCGTCGGTGATGGTTGGCTTCATAGTCACTACATGTAGCCTACGACCGTGGAATCCGTAGAAGAACCGCACATGCCATGCTTCATGGCATGAGACACCGCCAAGGACCCGCCAAGAAACTGGCTCCGAGCATGAGCCCCGAATCGATCTGCCCACACAACTACACTGAAGAGGAGGCGCTCCAGCTGGAGATCGACTGCGGTTCGTGCACAGGCGCGAACGACCTCATGAACAACAGATGTTTGACGGGCGTGATGAACATCATCGCGGCCGGGGCGGTGCCGGAGGCGATTATCCTCAAGAGGTTCATCCACAAGAGGTACAGAGGGGACGCTGTGAAATTGGCAGCACTGGCGGCGCGGGAGCTGGCCACACTGAACAGAGCAATCGCATCAGCAGAGACGCCGTCTGACAAGAAGTGTCGGACATGTCCTTCTAGCAAGGAGCTGGCGATGATTGCGATGAGGCGCAGGCTGCTCTCGAGCCCAATCAAGTACATGCCCGGGAAAGGGGTAGACCCATCACAGCTTGCGGAAGAACTGACGGTCGAAGGCTGTCCGATGGCTCGCAGATGCGTGGACGAGGCGCTCGCGGTGAGCGTGCTCCTATCAGGGGGGGAATGAGTGTTGTCGAGGCCTCCTCCTCCGAAGATCGTGCATGGCGGACGGCCACCCATCCAAGGGACGCAGACGCCGGTCCTGGTGCTAAAGCCCACTCCCAAACCCTCCCTGTCGGTAGCGCAGTTCGAGACACGACCGTGCTTCGCATCATCCTGGGTAGAGTCCAAGGCCGCAATTGAGAGCGAAGTCGTAGCGCGATACGAGATATCGGGAGTCGGCGTGACCATATCGTCCCCTGAGAGTTCCAGCTGCGGACTCTACACAATCGATCCTCCTGAGTACAAGCTCAATCCATTACAGCTGCAGGCCCTAGCAGGCGCGATATCCGAGGTCACGCGGGCAGCTCCAGCCGACCTGGAGGTGAGCTCCTTGGGGACCGTCAGACCGTACATCAAGGCTAGGGCGAAGGACTTCATATTCTCACAACTCGCCAGGAGATCCAGAGAAGAGACTGTTGGAATGGTCCTCGACAGAGAGGCAGACCATCTGTCAGAGCTTCTATGCAAGTACACCGCAGGCTACGGAGTCCTGGAGACGCTGTTGGAGGACCGACTCATACAGGATATCTACGTCGACGCGCCCTCGAGCCAGACGCCGGTACAGGTGGTCCTTCGGTCGGATGCGGGGCCGCGCGTCAGACAGAAGTGTCGGACGAACATATTGGTGGGCAGGAAAGACATCCAGGGTTTCGTCTCCCGCATCAAGCTTGAGACCGGGCTGCCGTTCTCAGAGGCACATCCTGTCCTCGAGGCAGACATAAAACGCTTGGGGGCACGGGTCACCCTCGTCGGGCCTCCCTTGAGTGAGAAAGGGGTTTCCGTTGCGATCAGGAAGCATTCTACCAACCTGTGGACAATTCCAAGGTTGATCGCCAACGGCTCGCTCTCTCCCCTGCTTGCGAGCTTCCTGTGGGCATGCGTGATCGGCCGAAGGACTGTCCTCGTAGCTGGCAGCAGAGGGGCTGGCAAGACCACCCTACTTGGAGCGATAATGCTCGAGTTCCCCCTGTCCCAGAGGATAATCCTGATAGAAGACACACCTGAGCTCTCGGTCCCGCGCATGCAAGAGCTGGGGTACGATGTGCAGACGCTGAGGTTTTCCGGAGCCAGTGAGGAGGGTGTCGCGTCGGCACAGGAGGCACTCAGAGTCAGCCTCAGGATGGGAGAGAGCGCGATCGTGATTGGGGAGGTCAGGGGCGCAGAGGCCAAAGTGCTCTACGAGAGCATGCGCGCGGGGAGTGCGGGGTCGTCGGTCCTCGGGACCATCCATGGCAACTCCGCCAAGGGCGTTCTGGACCGAGCGGTCGAGGACCTGGGGGTCTCGGAGAGGGCCTTCTCGTCAACCGACATAGTCGTCGTGATAGGCCTCGTGCGGTCTCCTGACGGTTCGAGGTTCAACAGGCGGGTCGTAGAGGTCGCCGAGGTGAGGGAGAGAGGCCAGAGCGTAGAGCTTGTCAGTCTTTTCACGACGGAGGCGGGCTGCACATGCGCAAAGCCGACTTCGGACTTCTCGCCTGACTGCAAGACCATCAAAGGCATCGCGTATGCGTTGGACATCAGTCCAGTGACGATCATGGACATCATCAGGGCGAGGGCACATGCTGACCAGCTCGTGTCAGAGGCCGATGGTGTCTGGGGAGAGGACGAGGCCAGAGTCCGGTCGAACGAGGTGCTCACGAGGTGCCTGTTCGGGAATGACGGCCCGGAGACGGGCCTCAGAGAATGGAGGAGTTGGCTCGATGCAAGGATGTCGAGATGATCAGCAAGCTCACATGCTCTTCGTGTCCTTATGCGTTCGATTGGAGCGACTAGGTTCGAAACTGGGAATCGGAGCTAGAAGCTCGCCGAAAGGAATTGCACGACGGGCCAGAGGAACGAGGACATTACTGGACGTCAGGGCGAAGCTGGACCTTGCGGGGATCGATGTTCCGCCAGGAACAGTTCTCGCCGCGGCAAAGACCCTTGCCGTCCTGATGGGCTTATCTCTGGCGGTCTTCGCGGTTGCCGTTCTCCTCGTAGGGGCACACTCTTACCTCATCCCCTCGGTCTTCCTGGGGGCTATCGCGCCTCTTGTGTCAAGGGAGGTCCTTCTCTCATATCCTGGGAGCGCAGCGAACAAACGCGCGTCTGAGGTCCTCAAAGGGTCTCCGGAAGCCGCGAACCTCATGATCATGAGCCTGAGGCACGAGCCCTCGCTGTCTAAGGCGATCAGGTTCGCCTCCAAGAGGAGCAACGCATTCTCACAAGAACTTGGCAACTGCATCTGGTACGTGGTGATGGGCAAGCATGCGAGCTTTGAGGAGTCACTACAGGAGCTTGGGGGCAGGTGGGCTGCATACGGGAACGAGCTCAAAGCCTCTCTGAACGCGATGGTCACTGCATCGTGCGAAGCGACCGAGGACGGCAAGAGGAGGGCCCTCGACAGGGCCAATCATTCCATGATATCGGGAGCGAAGAGAAGGATCGAAGAGTACGCGCTCTCGCTGTCCGCCCCCAGCATGATGATGTTCGGGCTCGGGATCCTCCTGCCGCTGATGGTCGGTTCGTTCCTGCCGATGCTGTCATGGAACCTCTGGTCTCCCGAGACCGTCGGAGAGGGTTCGCTTTTGCAGGATCAAGGACAGGCGACGCTCGAGACCGTCTTCCTGATGAATGTCATGTTCCCGGCGATAGCCGCGCTTGTTGCCACGAGCGCTGCATCGCGTCATCCCATTGAGACCCACAGTAGGCATGTATCCAGGAAGGGGCTCGTCACGGCATCCAGGGCGCTCCCTGTCCTCGCACTGAGCGGGGCTGCATGCGTCCTTTCGGTGATTCTCCTGGAGGGTATGCAGATGTCGCTTGCACTCCTCCTCAGCTCGATCGCGCCCCCGTCCGCCATCATGATGCTCATCGGGAGGGAGGGACCGCAGGCGGGGTCGAAGCTTGCTGAAGGTGATGTGGAGGACGCATTGTTCAAGACCGGCGCCCGGATGCTAGAGGGAGAGAATTTCGAGGCTGCGCTGAGCAAGGCCGGGCTGGAGATGCACGGGCCCGCAGGAGATCGAGTAAGACGGCTCTCATTCGGCTCGATAGTCTCTGGCAGAGATACTGCTGTTATGGAAATGGAGGACAAGGCGGAAGAACCTGGCCAGAACGCGCTCGATGGCATCAGGGTCGTCAAGGAAGCTGCCTCCAAGGACGAGCGCGCGGCCGGAGTATTGGCCATGGACCTCGCAGCCTACCTCAAGGATCTGCACGACCTCGAAACCACCTTGAAGAACCGACTGAAGCCCACCATCTCGATGATGAGGCTAACGGCATACGCGCTCGGCCCCATAGTCCTGGGCGTAACATTCGCGATATACATGTCCCTAGCGGGAATGATGGGATCTGGCTCCGCGGGAATCTCCGCTGAAATCTTCTTCCTGGTGCTCGGCGTGTTCCTGGCAGAGACGAACGCAGTCGTAGCGTACTTCGTCTGGGGGATCGAGGGCAAGAGGGACAGGAGAGAGCTTCTTCGTTCGCTGGGTGCGTACATACTGGTGTCTGGGCTCGTATATAGCGCGACAGCGATGATCGTAGCTTGACAGAACAAGCGCCGGGACTACTTCGCGGGCTTGACCTTGCTCGAGAGCTTCTCCAAGTTCCTCTCCAGGAGGGCCAGCTCCTTCGTGTCAAAGGCTCTCGGGTCGACTGGTATGATCATAATAGCCGTGCTCTGGGATATGTGGTCGTTCACCTGGTCTATGACTCTGAGGACCTTGTTGAAATCGTTGTTGGAGACCAGATACTCCAGGCCGTCCAACAGTATCACGCCGCAAGGGTTCTGCTCAATGAACTGTATGAGGGTATGGGTCAAGATGCCGAGGTTGGTCGGGGAAATGACATCCTGTCCCGTCCGCGTCGCCAGCCAGTACAAAGGAGTCTGCTCCAGACCGTACTTCTGCTTGATCATGTCCGGGTGCTGCCGGCTAATTGCCAGACCGACGGCCTTTACGGAGTGGTCTCCGGAGCTCGTTGATATTATGTTCACGAACGCGTCGAAGCTGATATCTGGCGGAGACTCCTCGACGACATAGGATTTGCCACCGGCCAGGTTGTACTTCCTGGTTATTCCGAGGCCTTTATCCTCACTCGCCTTGTCGAACCTGGGCCTCTTTGAAAAGAGGCCCATCTAATCACTCCACATGGCCAGCGTGGAGCTTAGCGCGATCTCATTTGTCGGTTTAAGGAGAAAATCCTTTGCTCCCGCGTCCATGCTCTCGCGTATCATCTTCTTGTTGATTATGGAGCTCATTGCCACAATCGTTGCCGTAGGGTCGATCTCAAACATCGCTTTCGTGAGCTCAACTCCTGACTTACCTGGCAGGATCATGTCGATGAAAGATATATTGGGCTTCTCCCGCTTGAAGACCTCGATTCCTTCGTCGAAGTCCTTCGCCTCGACGACATCATGGAATCCCACCCTGACCAGGAGTTCGATCATTACCTTCCTGAAGGCCTCAGAATCGTCGACAACAAGTATCCTCATGTCAATCACGGAACTTCAGTTCGTTATTGTCTGAGATGGTATTTATCGTTGGCTGAAGAACAAGGGGAGATGGGCAGGCAATTAGCTTCCTGACGCAATGCCCTTCCTCCGATTCCTTTTGGAGCACGACGTCCATTCAAGGTTGCGTGCGTACAGGGAAGGGACTTAGATGCTACCCATCTCGGATATTCATGTGTCGGCCTAGGTCATAAATCTATCCCCTACTGTAAGTGAGAACATCTGCTCGTCGACGCTTTGATGAGGACGGTTCTATTGCATCATAGGGTGGTGACGCTCAGGTCGCCTCTCCGATGCAACTCGTTCCATTCGGCTCCGACCGTGCGGCCATCTCTGGCTCGCATAGAATCATCATCACGTCATGCTGGAACGCGCCGGGGTCGAACCGTAGACCCCCTGCCATCCCGTTCGAGATGGCTGTCTGCAGCAGGTTTAGACTGGCATTGACATGTCTATCGAGGCGCCAGCCACCTCGAACGCCGATACAAGATGCTTGGCATACATTCTGGGATGTTCTTGGCGATAATCCTTGTACGTGAGTGTGACCAAGGCGTTTCTCGAGGTCACTCTCGCCTGGAGACCGACTCTGACCGCGTTGTTGACGGCCAATCTGAAGTCCTCGAGAAGGTATTTCGCCTCCGATGGAAGGTCCGTATCCAACCGGAAGACGACTCCCTTGATCAGCATCTCGTCCTTGACGATGACCAGTATATAACACTTCTCCGATTACATGTAGCAATTGGGGACCGTGGCTACGCTTTCTGACGTCTTCATCACCCGAATTGCTCCAGAACCAATGAGGACAAACAATTATATACTGGCACGAGGATTCTTTGAAAACGCCTTTTAGTAGATTAGTTTTCAATGACGGTGTTCATTAATGACGGACATTGAGGAAGTCAAGACCGGGACTACGACCATAGGTGTAGTGTGCAAAGACGGCGTCGTCATGGCGACGGAGATGCGGGCAACGATGGGCACTCTCATCGCCCATAAGACGACCCAGAAACTGTTCAAGATCGATGACAACATAGGGCTCACAGTGGCCGGTGTTGTCGGGGATGCACAGACCCTTGCGAGATACATCGGCGCAGAGGTGGAGCTGTACAAGCTGAAGAGAGGTCAGCCCATGACGGTCAGATCAGCCGCCACTCTGACATCGAACATCCTGGCTGGTAGCAGGTTCTACCCGTACTACGTGGGCCTTATCCTTGGAGGTATCGATAGGGATGGCGGGCATGTCTATGCCCTAGACATGGTAGGTGGCGCAATCCCGGATGATTACGTGACCACGGGCTCCGGATCTCCGTTCGTCTATGGTGTTCTCGAAGATCACTACGAGAAGGGCATGTCCGTAAGTGACGGCATGGACCTGGCCATACGGGCCCTTCACGCAGCCATGAGAAGGGATTCCGCTTCCGGCGACGGCTACGCTGTCGCTTCCATCACGAACGAGGGCTTCGTGATATTGGACGAGAAGGATGTCCAGAAGCGACTCGCGAAGATGAAGCTGACCTGACCAGCGCAGTATCGTCTATGAAGGCATTTCTGCCGACAACCTATTCAATTCAGCTGAGTGAAATAGATGGGCATTGAGAAGATTCTAGAAGAGGCAAGAGAGGCGGTCAAGAAGACCATCCCTTCAAACATCGAAGTCACGGATGTCGATTTCGAGGGTCCGGTCATAGTCATCTACACCAAGAACCTGGAGGAGTTCGCCCACAACAACGACCTCGTGAGGCAACTAGCCCAGAGCCTGAGAAGAAGAGTCGCGATCAGGCCGGACCCGACAATGCTGGCAAAGACCGAGGACGCCGAGGAGCGGATCCGTAGGATCATTCCTGAGGAGGCAAAGATCACCAACATCTACTTCGACGACGACACAGGCGAGGTAACGATAGAGGCGATCTCGCCAGGACTGGTCATCGGAAAGCACGGTGTTGTGCTGAATGAGATCAAGAAGGAGATCGGCTGGGCGCCGAAGGTCGTGCGCGCGCCTCCGATCCCGTCGAAGACAGTCAGCGAGATCAGGAGCTACCTCAGAAAGATGCAGGACGAGCGCAAGGAGTTCCTCAAGAAGGTTGGCAGGAAACTCATGCGGCCCAGACTGAACGATGAGACCTGGCTGAGGATCACATCTCTGGGTGGCTACAGGGAGGTCGGAAGGAGCGCCACGCTCATGATGACCAGGGAGAGCAAGGTGCTCATCGATTGCGGTGTCGCGGTATCCGCAGAAGATGGCGGTTCGACGCCGTACCTTAGCGCTCCGGAACTGCAACCTATGGATTCGATAGACGCAGTTGTCATCACACACGCTCACCTCGACCACTGCGGGCTTCTGCCAGTTCTATTCAAGTATGGCTACGAAGGGCCAGTATACTGCACCACGCCCACCAGGGATATGATGTCGCTTCTGCAGCTGGACTTCATCAAAGTCGCCGTAGGGGAGGCCAAGAAGCCCCCGTACGAATCATCGCATATCAGAGAGGCGGTCATGCACTGCATACCGCTCAAGTACGGCGAGACCACGGACATCTCGCCCGATGTGAGGCTGACATTGCAGAACGCTGGACACATCCTCGGTTCGTCCATAGCACACTTCCATGTGGGCGACGGGCTCTACAACGTCGCATTCACCGGCGACATGAAGTTCGAGAAGTCGTGGCTGTTCAACGCCTGCGTCAACAAGTTCCCGAGACTGGAGACCCTGGTGATAGAGGCTACGTACGGTGGGTACCACGACATGCAGCCCAGCAGACAGGACGCTGGAAACCAGCTGAGGGAGATCGTCAGGGCAACACTGAGTCGCGGCGGCAAGGTCCTCGTACCTGTGTTCGCGGTCGGGAGATCTCAAGAGGTCATGCTGGTTCTTGAGGACTTGATGAGGAACCATCAGATCCAGAAGGCACCCATATACCTCGACGGGATGATCTGGGAGGCGACGGCGATCCACACAGCCTACCCTGAATACCTCAACAGCCAGCTGAGGACGCAGATCTTCCAGATGGGAGAGAACCCGTTCCTGTCCGATATATTCAAGCGGGTCGACAGCGCGGACATGAGGGAGACCATCTGCAACGATCCGGAGCCGTGCATCGTTCTCGCCACGAGTGGCATGATGAACGGAGGGCCCGTGATGGAGTACTTCAAAGCCTGGTGTGACAACGAACTCAGCACTATAACCTTCGTCGGTTACCAGGCGGAGGGGACGATGGGCAGGAAGATCCAGAAGGGCTGGGGGGAAATCAATCT
This DNA window, taken from Candidatus Thermoplasmatota archaeon, encodes the following:
- a CDS encoding 3-methyl-2-oxobutanoate dehydrogenase subunit beta, whose product is MTKTTIPVEEFAYPGSTGCPGCGANLVMRYMLKALGERTIVTIPACCWAVMPGYWPSNCLKVPLLYCAFEATGAAISGLRAALDVKGVEDVTVVGFAGDGGTVDIGLQALSGAAERRTDAIYVMYDNEAYMNTGIQRSGSTPWGAWTTTTPVGTSHGFKHESKKDIMAIMQAHKIPYAATVSPAFPEDFVKKIEKAKRTKGFKFIHALSPCPPGWKTNPSLSVEIARLAVDARVFPLYEIDEGKVHITRKGKGLPIVDYLKVQGRFQHLTEPEISSMQKIVDDNWIMLLLKESSGT
- the porA gene encoding pyruvate ferredoxin oxidoreductase gives rise to the protein MRMVMTGNYASAYGAKLARAEVIAAYPITPQTSIVEKLAEFVSSGELKAKFIPVESEHSAMAACIAAQTAGARTYTATSSQGLTLMHEVLMWASGARLPIVMTNVSRAMAPPWNVWADHMDTVAQRDTGWLQFFCRSNQEVLDTIIMAYKICETSGVMLPAMIVEDAFILSHTSEPVDVPEQALVDSFLPAYSPELKIEVGKPMGFGSLVKPDQYMEFRYKAMLGMKEARERILRVEQEFKHIFGREHGGLLDLYKCADADVIMAAAGSVAATAMDVVDAMRAKGMRVGLARIRAFRPFPHEEFRSLAGKTEGIAVLDRSFTFGAAGAMFTEVKSSIYSCQKRPVVKNYIAGLGGRDITPKILEKIFEDMLVVSKRGAEDEVEWVDVAGLPRRWR
- a CDS encoding 4Fe-4S binding protein — encoded protein: MTKSHEEITLTPISDTPSTMNITGLWRVVKPVVDKEKCKKCTICWKFCPDAAITLVDGEPIVDLRYCKGCGICAFECPSKCIIMVKEGEQ
- a CDS encoding 2-oxoacid:acceptor oxidoreductase family protein, producing MMEVRFHGRGGQGVVIASEVLAKAAFKMGFEVSAFPFFGVERRGAPVTAYARIDDKPIRIKSSIYEPDYVVVLDNSLLRGVDILEGLKPEGRVLINYPEGKKLENLPPRFKYFVIDATSVAASHGIGSQTAPIVNTAIMGGFARMCDTVSLEAILDSIREEAPVKEEENVAAAKEAYQRTVEATI
- a CDS encoding type II/IV secretion system ATPase subunit — protein: MSRPPPPKIVHGGRPPIQGTQTPVLVLKPTPKPSLSVAQFETRPCFASSWVESKAAIESEVVARYEISGVGVTISSPESSSCGLYTIDPPEYKLNPLQLQALAGAISEVTRAAPADLEVSSLGTVRPYIKARAKDFIFSQLARRSREETVGMVLDREADHLSELLCKYTAGYGVLETLLEDRLIQDIYVDAPSSQTPVQVVLRSDAGPRVRQKCRTNILVGRKDIQGFVSRIKLETGLPFSEAHPVLEADIKRLGARVTLVGPPLSEKGVSVAIRKHSTNLWTIPRLIANGSLSPLLASFLWACVIGRRTVLVAGSRGAGKTTLLGAIMLEFPLSQRIILIEDTPELSVPRMQELGYDVQTLRFSGASEEGVASAQEALRVSLRMGESAIVIGEVRGAEAKVLYESMRAGSAGSSVLGTIHGNSAKGVLDRAVEDLGVSERAFSSTDIVVVIGLVRSPDGSRFNRRVVEVAEVRERGQSVELVSLFTTEAGCTCAKPTSDFSPDCKTIKGIAYALDISPVTIMDIIRARAHADQLVSEADGVWGEDEARVRSNEVLTRCLFGNDGPETGLREWRSWLDARMSR
- a CDS encoding DUF835 domain-containing protein yields the protein MGLFSKRPRFDKASEDKGLGITRKYNLAGGKSYVVEESPPDISFDAFVNIISTSSGDHSVKAVGLAISRQHPDMIKQKYGLEQTPLYWLATRTGQDVISPTNLGILTHTLIQFIEQNPCGVILLDGLEYLVSNNDFNKVLRVIDQVNDHISQSTAIMIIPVDPRAFDTKELALLERNLEKLSSKVKPAK
- a CDS encoding response regulator; translated protein: MIDMRILVVDDSEAFRKVMIELLVRVGFHDVVEAKDFDEGIEVFKREKPNISFIDMILPGKSGVELTKAMFEIDPTATIVAMSSIINKKMIRESMDAGAKDFLLKPTNEIALSSTLAMWSD